A genomic window from Triticum urartu cultivar G1812 chromosome 7, Tu2.1, whole genome shotgun sequence includes:
- the LOC125521755 gene encoding uncharacterized protein LOC125521755 produces the protein MIVHLLCPLNCVFILLIKKHLILWLGTLKIYKTVLLLDNLFPFDQSLLLSYTFVHSVMLQHDRFVCCLESRGHYARAEAEAAATLDALHCALSPAAFAKPCHRAASVAPLLPKGKVKKGACVVLLQLAARIAVSNLHNNAKKSFLETIKDMYLHYNERSGLLLCGFQT, from the exons ATGATTGTACACCTCCTATGCCCGCTTAATTGTGTGTTCATTTTGTTAATCAAGAAGCATCTGATTTTATGGCTGGGTACGCTGAAAATATATAAAACCGTTCTTCTTTTGGATAATTTGTTTCCCTTTGACCAATCTTTGTTACTTTCCTACACATTTGTGCATAGTGTAATGCTCCAGCATGACCGCTTCGTGTGCTGCCTCGAGTCACGCGGCCACTACGCTCGCGCCGAGGCGGAGGCAGCTGCCACTCTCGACGCCCTCCACTGCGCGCTCTCACCGGCGGCGTTCGCAAAGCCTTGTCACCGCGCTGCAAGtgttgcccccctcctccccaaGGGCAAGGTGAAGAAAGGTGCCTGTGTGGTTCTTCTGCAGCTCGCAGCGAGGATTGCTGTGTCCAACCTGCACAATAATGCCAAGAAGTCCTTCTTGGAGAC GATTAAGGACATGTACCTGCACTACAACGAGAGATCTGGGCTGCTTCTTTGCGGCTTCCAAACTTGA